The following is a genomic window from Candidatus Neomarinimicrobiota bacterium.
CTTCCGATTGTCAGCACATCGGTGAATTTACTTGTAATCTTTAACATGCGTTGCATATCAACGTTTCCAGCCCTTGCGAGCATCTCTTCGTTTACCCCCGGAAGCGATATAGTCCGCGCTCCCTTTTTACTCGCTGCTCTTCGGGCATTCGTGTGAGTGAGCGATTTTGTGGTCGGGCAGATAAGAACATCGGCATCTTTCATCAGCTTTGCTACCGCCTCAGGAGGTTCTTCGCCGTCAGCTGAAAGAGGTTTTATATCTAAAAGATATGATTCGGCTCCGAGTCTTTTAGCTCTTTCGTGAAACATTATCCCTATATTCCTTTTGTTCACATCGGTTATGATCACTACTCGTTCACCTTTGCGCACCGCAAGGCAGTCACGCAGAGCCGATTCGATTGCATCAGACAATTTTTTCAACTGTTATCCTGTAGAGAGCGTTAAATTTTGTAAAATTTCAGGAAGGCTAAAAACAACTATAAATTCAAGATAAAGTCAAGAAAAATATACATAGGATTTTAATCGAACAGAAAAGATTTAAAATTAATGTCCGATGTCTACGGCAGGTTAAAATGAAAGCGTCCATCGGAAAAGGCTGAATTGACTTTTAAATCAAACGGCTTAACTTATAGCACTGTTGACAACATTTAACACATATACCATTTTGCACCGTAATCTTCAGCCCAAATGATTCTTGATCCGCGCGTAAGAGCTATAATATTCTTTTGTTTGATATTTCTATCTATGAAAGGGAGTTGGATTGCCACACTATCGGCAGTTTTTATAATACTGATCCTCTTGCTGTTCGAGAATTCTGGATTCAAACGATTCTGGAAGGTTGCAAAATATTCACTTATACTCATCCCGCTGACGTTCATCTTCCATGTTGTATCGCTTTCGGGAATATTTGGAGTCTCCGAGGAAATTTTTATTGCGGACAACGTTCAAAAAGCAACGTTTTTCATGAGCAGAGTCGGGGTTCTCGTATCCGCCGGCGCCTATTTTGCCATGACGGTAGAACCTTCCAACCTTGCTGAATCTTTGAGAGAAATGGCAGCACCGCTTGGCAAATTAGGGCTGCCCATAGACCGGATCATGCTTCTGTTTCTTCTGACGTTTTCGTTCATTCCTATTATTTCTCAACAGGCGAACAGGATAAGAGAAGCTCAAATTGCGCGCGGCTTGTCGATGGGAAAGGGAATTGTAAATAGAATCGGAAAAGCTCTTCCATTGATGATCCCGCTTATTGTGTTGAGTATATCGAGAGCCGAACAGTTATCCCTCGTTCTTGAATCGAGGGGTTACAACTCGCCCATAAAGAGGACAAGTTTGAAAAAATTCAGGTTTTCGTCTCTCGATTATACGATGGCGATTGCCGTGATTACGATTACGGCGTTTATTGATTAAATGCAAAACGTGAAGCTTCTAATAGAATATGACGGCACCGATTACAGCGGCTGGCAGATTCAGCAGAACGGAAGGACGGTTCAGGGGGAGATTGAAAACGGACTCGAGACGATATTAGGGTCTAAAACTGCGCTGATTGGCGCAGGGAGAACGGATAGAGGGGTACATGCACTGGCGCAATCAGCGAATTTCAAAATTGAAAATTCCATGCCGCCTGATAAGATCAGATCGAGCCTTAACGGGGTCTTACCGAGGGATATCAGAATTTTAAACGCGATGTATGTCGATGATAATTTTGATTCGAGGCGGGACGCATCCGCAAGACAGTATCTTTACAAAATGGTAAAAAGAGAGACAGCTTTAGATAGGTTATATGCCCTGAAGGTGGTAAAAAATCTGAACTATCAGGAGATGGATTCAGCCGCGGAATTGGTGCGGACAAAAACGGATTTCAATTCATTTTGTAAGGCATCCTCGGAGACTGAGAACAGAAAATGCAAGGTATCCAAATCCGAATGGCATGATAATGGCGATTTTTTGTATTATACTATAA
Proteins encoded in this region:
- a CDS encoding energy-coupling factor transporter transmembrane protein EcfT, translating into MILDPRVRAIIFFCLIFLSMKGSWIATLSAVFIILILLLFENSGFKRFWKVAKYSLILIPLTFIFHVVSLSGIFGVSEEIFIADNVQKATFFMSRVGVLVSAGAYFAMTVEPSNLAESLREMAAPLGKLGLPIDRIMLLFLLTFSFIPIISQQANRIREAQIARGLSMGKGIVNRIGKALPLMIPLIVLSISRAEQLSLVLESRGYNSPIKRTSLKKFRFSSLDYTMAIAVITITAFID
- the truA gene encoding tRNA pseudouridine(38-40) synthase TruA yields the protein MQNVKLLIEYDGTDYSGWQIQQNGRTVQGEIENGLETILGSKTALIGAGRTDRGVHALAQSANFKIENSMPPDKIRSSLNGVLPRDIRILNAMYVDDNFDSRRDASARQYLYKMVKRETALDRLYALKVVKNLNYQEMDSAAELVRTKTDFNSFCKASSETENRKCKVSKSEWHDNGDFLYYTIRADRFLHHMVRSLVGTMIEIGRGKLNIDDLEGIFAESDRRAAGPTAPAHGLYLERVFYPNINN